The sequence ACCGCGCAGCCTAGCCCGCGCACCCGGCGCGCTGGATCTGCGCGGCCCTCGTCTGTCCGTCGACGATCTTCACGATCATGTCGGTGATGGGATCGAGGCGGACGCGCTTCGTGCACTTGCTGTAGAGCGAGTGGGCGATCGCCGCCGAGCTCTCCTTCAGGATGACGTTCTCCATCAAAAGGCCGGCCTGCGGCGGCACGAACCAGAGGTCGATCGTCACGTCCCGGCCGTAGTCGATGAGCTCGACGATCTCGAACGACCCGTCCAGCGACGTCTTGAACTCGCTCGCCAGAAGCCCCCCGATGTACAGCTTGACCGCCACGTCCTTCATCGGAGCGCCGCTGGCGTCGGTGACCATCCCGCTGATCGTCGTCTCGCTCTTCGCCGAGAGTCCGGTGGGGGACGTCAGGCGCGTCGCCGGCGGCGTCGTGACGGGAGGCCGCACGGCCTCGTCGGCCGCCGTTGCGGGCAGGCATGCGGCGAGGACCAGCACGCCGCACAGGACGATGAGAGCGCTTCTCATGACACTCGCCCCCTCTCTGATCGGTGTCTCGGATGCCATCTCGGTGCGGCTCCGATGCTACGGGGGGAGCGCGCCGTTGTCAACGGCCAATGAGCGCGCTTGGAGGAGAGCGGCGCCGGGTGATATACTGCGCTCGTGACCCGCTTCTCGCTCAGCGCCAGCATCGCCGCGACGGCCGGCGCGGTCGTCCTCTTCGTTGCCGCCTCGTGTCCACCAGCGGCGCGCGCCGCCGGCACCGTCAGCACCGTCTCCCCTCGGGCGATGGGCATGGGGGGGGCGTTCCTTGCGGTCGAGGACGGCCTCGCCGCCGTGTCCTGGAATCCCGCCGGTCTCGCGGTCCCTCTGTGTCGTGGCGGCGCGCGCATCCGCGTGCACGCGAACGCGCTCGGGGCCGTTCCGATCCTGCACGAGACGGGGATCCTGACGGGCACCGAGACCGAACGGTTCGGGGGCCTGGCGGCGGCGGAGCGCGCGATGATCCTCGTGGGGAGCATCGCGAAGGGCACGGTGCTGCGCCGAGGCTCTGTCTGCGTCGGCGTGCTTCTCCTTGAGGAGAGCCTCGATCCCGAGACCCTCGACCGGTCGCGCGTGCTCGCCGACGCCGGGGATCTGCTCGACGGCTACTACAGCACGGCGGCCGTCTCCTTCGCGCTCGCCCCGAGCGTCTCGATCGGCGCCGCCCACACCGTGTTCGCCGGCCTCGAGCTCGACGGCGAGCGGGTCTTCGGTACCGGCCGCGCGTACGGGGCGCTGCTCCGACCGAACGAGCGCGTCGCCGTCGGGTTCGTGTACTTCGACGCAGCGCCCGGCTTCGAGGGCGTCAGGGCAGGCCTCGAGGGCTTCGGGCCGCGCACGATGAACGCCGGCATCGCCTACCGCTTGTCCCCGCGGGCCCTCGTCACGGTCGACGTGAGGGACCTCTCCGAGAAGGGGGCGGACACCGCGCTCGAGCCGCGGGCCGGCGCGGAGTGGCGAGTCCGTCGCAGCGCCGCGCTCCGCGGAGGGCTGTTCCGCGAGCGCGAGGGCGGGCCCGCCGTCCTGACGCTGGGCGTCGGGGCGCTCCCGATGACCGGCTGCCGGGGCGCAGAACGGGCGGCGGGTGACGCCTGCGCCGTGGACTACGCCGTGCTGCTGTCGTCCGGTCGCGCTCCGGCGCATCTGCTCTCGGTCTTCCTCCGCTTCTGACGCGCCGCGTCCGCGATTCGTCCTTGACAGGAGGCGCGTCGAGCGATGTATCCTCTTGCAAAATCAGAAGGTTATGGACACCGGGAGACGTGGAACACGGAGGGCGCATGAGGCGGGGCAGCGGGACGGGGCTTGCGCCCCTGGTCCTGGTCGGCATCGCCGCGCTCGTCGCGAGCGCGGAGGGCGGCGTCCTGACGGGCATCGGGGCCATCCCGGACCCGTTCTCTCCGAACGTGGACGGCGTCTACGACTCGACCGCCGTGCACTACACGCTGTCGGAGACCGCGGCGGTCATCGTGTCCGTGGCCGATTCGTCTCTCGTCGAACTGGCGACCCTCTGGGCAGGATGGGAGGGAGCCGGCGACCGCAGGCACTGGTGGAACGGTCGCGTGGGCGGCGCCGTGGCGGGCGACGGGCGGTATGCGTTCGTCGTGACCGCGGTGCCCCAGGGGGGCGGCCTCGAACAGGCCGTCGCCCCGCTCCGCCTGGACACGGACCCTCCCGTCGTTCTGCAGCTTGAGGCCCTCCCTGCCCGCTTCTCGCCCGACGCGGACGGTGTGGCCGACACGCTGACGGTGTCGGGTTCGGCCGCGTTCGCGCACGCGAGCGACCGCGTCCGGGTGCGGGCGCTCACGCCCTCCGGCTCCGTCGTCCGCAGCATTCTGCCGCCGTCGGGCTCAGGCTCGTTCAGGGCGCGCTGGGACGGCCGGTCCGACTCGGGAGTGGTCTCACCGGATGGGCTCTACGTCATCGAAGCGGAGGCGTGGGACCTCGCGGGAAACTCCTCCGAGGCGACCGTGCTCATCGACCTGGACATCGCGCCCCCGCGCCTCGGGGCGCGCTTTCCTCAGCCCGGGGCGGCGGAGTTCCGCGTGGCGGACACGCTGGCCGTCGTCACCGGGTGGGCCTACGACCGCGCCGGCGTGCGGGCCGTCCAGGTCTCGCTTGACGGCGTGGCGTGGACCGGCGTCGGGGCGAGCGGGGCCGACACGGTTGACTGGAGCCACGCGCTCGTCTGCGGAGCCTGCGTGCCCGGTGTGGCCGACGAGAGCGTCTCCCTCCGCGTGCGGGCGTACGACGGCGCGGCGACCGCCGACGGGCTGGGGCACGTCAACACGACGACGAGCGCGAACCCCATTCTGTCAGTTCCTGTCGTCTTCGACGTCGCCGGCCCGATCCACACGTCGAGCACGGTGCAGGCGCCGGGTCCCCGCTTCACGCCGGGGCAGATGATCACGATCTCCACGAGGTGGGACAGCCGGGGATACACGATTGCCGCCGACTTCAGCCGCGTGGACAGCGAGTTCCTCCCCGGCCTCGTGCAGGTCATCGACTCGGGCGGGGGCACGTACCTCGTGAAGTACGTGACGTCGGACGCGAACGCGCTCCTGCCCGTGAC is a genomic window of Candidatus Effluviviaceae Genus I sp. containing:
- a CDS encoding T9SS type A sorting domain-containing protein, giving the protein MRRGSGTGLAPLVLVGIAALVASAEGGVLTGIGAIPDPFSPNVDGVYDSTAVHYTLSETAAVIVSVADSSLVELATLWAGWEGAGDRRHWWNGRVGGAVAGDGRYAFVVTAVPQGGGLEQAVAPLRLDTDPPVVLQLEALPARFSPDADGVADTLTVSGSAAFAHASDRVRVRALTPSGSVVRSILPPSGSGSFRARWDGRSDSGVVSPDGLYVIEAEAWDLAGNSSEATVLIDLDIAPPRLGARFPQPGAAEFRVADTLAVVTGWAYDRAGVRAVQVSLDGVAWTGVGASGADTVDWSHALVCGACVPGVADESVSLRVRAYDGAATADGLGHVNTTTSANPILSVPVVFDVAGPIHTSSTVQAPGPRFTPGQMITISTRWDSRGYTIAADFSRVDSEFLPGLVQVIDSGGGTYLVKYVTSDANALLPVTNARVIITATDAFQRSVPDSSVTVSVATGSSEVEAFELDRNAFDPSAGESVTIGLGGGSGISRVAVYNAAGALVRSIEASGASSIAWDGRGDDGEALSSGVYFVRIRSGGNEAVRKVAVVKR